From the uncultured Methanomethylovorans sp. genome, the window TTAAGTTCAAGATCATAGTTACTAACATTGGTAATGTTGAACTTACTGGAATCAGTGTAACTGATAGTAAGTATGGTCCAATTACTCTTAGTACAACTACTCTGGGTATTGGGAATTCCACTGAAGCTGAATACAATATGATATGGGCTTCTGGCCAACAAGTCAACACTGCCACGGTTGAAGGCTACTACGGTAGTACAAAGTACACAGACAGCGATGATGCACACTACTATGGTCCTGCTTCATTCCAGGCTCAATATGACAACAGATTGCGCGAGTCATCCTCATGCGTGGTATTCTCAAAGGCCACTTATCTGGATGTTGGAAAGAATGTATCTCGTAGTAGGGACGTGCTCTGGTTCGATCTCAGCAAGTTCAATAAGACTGATGTCGTATCCAAAGCAACTCTCTCGCTTTTCTGGTATTATCCGGAAGGTGCTACACGTAAGTCTGATACTGTAGTCGATATCTACAGGCCTATTTCCTGGGATCCAAAATATGTGACTTGGTACTACATTAGTCAGAGTAAGAAGTGGCCCATAGTAGGAGGAACTTGGTACGATAAAAACAATGTTTCCCAAGGTAGCACGCCATATGGCTCTGTAACCTTCCCGGCAGGCAAAGTGCCTGATAACAAGTACTATGAGTTTGATGTCACTCAGCTTGTGCAGGAATACATAAATGGTAAGTATAAGAACACTGGTTTCTTCCTCAAGGCAAGAACAGAGAGCGGCAATTACATTGCTTTCTACAGTTCCGACTGGACCAATGCAGATCAGAGGCCGAAGCTGACTGTAAGCCTTGCGAGTGCTCCAACTCCTACCACACCGGCTGTTGTAGATAATCCACCTGTTGCCAATGCTGGTGCTGATCAGAGTGCTACCATAGGTTCCACTGTAAGTTTCGATGGCATTGGCTCTACAGATGACAAGAACATAATGTCTTACTCGTGGGACTTTGACGATGGCATAACAGCTACCGGAATCTCAGTCACTCACGCGTATACAACAGCAGATACTTACAATGTGACCCTCACTGTCACTGATAGTGGTGGACAGACTGATTCTGACACACTAACGGTAGTTGTGACTGAACCAACAACTCCAACTGGAGTTTCTTCCTCATACATGGCTGTAGCTGACAATAGATTGCGTCAGACATCCCCCAAAACAGTTTATGCCACTACCACCTATCTTGACGTTGGAAAGGGTGTATCTACCAGTAGGGATGTGATGTTGTTCGACCTGAGTAGCTACAAACCAACGGATACTGTATCCAAGGCAACCCTATCGCTCTACTGGTATTACCCAGCAGGTGCTACCCGCACTTCTGATACTGTAGTAGATATCTATAGGCCAGCAGTTGAATGGGATCCAAAGTATGTGAGTTGGAACAATTATGCATCCGGTAAGCTGTGGACTACAGCCGGAGGCGATTGGTTCGATAAGAATGGAGTTCCCCAGGGCAGCACACCGTATGCCTCTGTGACTTTCCTGAAGGGCACTGTGCCTGACAACAGATACTATGAGTTTGATGTCACAAAGCTTGTGCAGGAATATATAAAGGGTACGTACAAGAACACCGGTTTCTTCATCAAGGCAAGAGATGAGAGTGGCAATTACATTGCTTTCTATAGCTCGGACTATTCAAATACTGCCATGAGACCGAAACTAACCGTAACTCGATGACAAGAAAATATGACCTTAAGTAGGCAGAAGATATTTTGAGCGATTAAAATCGCTCATTTTTTTTTATTCATATGTTTTTAGTGATATTATATATATTTTATTAACAACTGCTATGTAGAAAACATATTAAATCAACATCATTAGCCTGAAATACCTGTTATGGAACGATATATACAGACACATTTCGTAAAAATGTCAATTTGATTAGTTCCTCGAAAAGAAAGGATTTCTACAGAGCTTTGCTGAAATCAGCGAGGCTTTCTTAGACAGTGACTATTACTTACAGGATAGAATTTAATTCATATCCTTGTACATGTAGATACCTTAGGTTAATCATAATACAAGAAAAAACGTATCATAAGGACGTGTGACTTGTGGTGGGGTGCCCGTCACCCACCACGTATGGCTCTATTTCCCATAGGGTGTGAACCAGAACGGTGTGTACCTCCATTCCAGTTCTATTGGAAAGAAGATTCAGGCAGATAAAAGCATTTGGATGCTGTTCAATGCTCTGGTTTCGATATGCAGCGAACTCTTAGTAAAGTCGCTTTCTCTTTCATTGGCAGGCAGGAAAATCTCAGGTATGTTACTATGGGTATGAGGGAGAAAACCTTGCCAAAGGGCTGTATAACAATGCTGGCATGGTTTATGTGGGTCAAATGACAACTGGCTTATAGCAGTGTACCAGACAACTTCATATGCTCCAAATAGATGACCAATTCATTCAGCAGTGGGCTTCACGATACTGTGACATAATATCGGTGACGATGAGGAAGAGTACAATCTGATTCTGAGTAAAGTCAGTGACGAAATATCACACATGACACCCTCTCACAAGAGACGTTCGAACGAATAGCTGATTGGAAGTCGTCCCACGTCATACACAAGGTAAAGTGGGAAGACTTTGGGCTATACAAGACTGCCATAAAGTATTCATTGGAAGTACCCGGTCATATGAATCATGGTCCTGTACCTTCCTAGTTATTTCCAAGATTCTACTAAGGTACAGGACTATCATATTTCTTTGGGAGAATATAAGGAAGCGTTGCAAGCGTACGATAAAGCTATTGAACTTGATCCGCAGTATGCCTCTGCTTGGAACAACAAAGCTTATACTCTCCATGAGTTGGGAAGAGATGAAGAAGCACAAAAGGCATTTGATAAAGCCAAGGAACTTGATTCACGGTTGGGCCTAGCTGGAAATAATAATTCTTTGTTTGATTCTGGCACATGGTATGACAAAGCGACGGTCCTTCTTGATACGGGTAAATATGAAGAAGCGCTACAAGCTTTTAATAAAGCCATAGAAATGGATGCAGATGATGCATATACATGGGCTGGTAAAAGTAAGTCTCTTTGGGCTATGGGTAGATATGAAGAAGCAATGCAAGCCTATGATAAAGCAGAGGAACTTGATTCAGTGATACTCGTGTATTTCACACCATACACACCAAATTACAATGGTGGATCGGATCTAAAAATAGAAAACAGTCCAGAGTGCCCCATCCAAGTATTCTGGCTCAGGCAGGGTTCAAATAATCCAGTTTTCCTTGTTTATGTCAAAAGCGGAGAAACGTGTAATGTTAAAATTCCCGCTGGCACCTATGAGGAACACATCGCAGCATATTGCTCTACTGGAATAATGAAAAGTATAGAGTCTGGTACTGCTATTCGATCAAATTCCGAGTATAGTGTTGAGTACTATATCAAAACTACAACAATGCCTGGATTGCTTGGATAAACAATGAGCCTGTATCAAAACTATAAATACTATTTCTCTGAATGTTATTGTGGGGATATGAATGGAATTCAGAGAACTCTCTGATGATCAATGGAAGTTTATAAAGCCACACTTGCCACCACAACCAATTACCGGAAGAAAGAGAGCTGATGACCGTAAGGTCATCAATGGTATTCTCTTTGTTCTGATAACAGGTTGCAGATGGGGAGATATGCCAGCTATTTATGATTCCCAGGCAACTGCCTGGAGAAGGCTGAAAAGGTGGTCAGAGGAAGGTATATGGAACGAGATAATGGAATCCCTTCGGGATTCCGCTTACCAGAAAGGTAAGTTCTCATTGGATACAGTGTGTATCGATAGCAGTTTCATCGAAACTAAAAAAGGGGAGATGACTCCTCGTACAACGGTCACAAGAAAAGAAAAGGCATAAAGATCCATGCATGTGTAAGTTGTGAAGGTTTTCCACTTACAATCCAAATATCTTCTGGAAAAGAGCACGATAGACAGCACTTCATTGAAGTTATGGAGGATATTAAGGTTAAGACCGATGGAAGACCAAGGACAAGACCTCTTGAAGTTCTGGCAGACGCTGCGTACGACGATACAGAAATCAGGCAGTACTTAAGGTCCAGAGCTATCAAAAGCAACATACCGATCAATACAAGGAACAGTAAAAGAAAGAAAAGAGGAAGACCTACTCGATTTGATGAAGAAACATATCATTACAGAGGAACTATAGAACGATTCTTTGCATGGTTGAAGATGGGATTTAGAAAATTAGCAAGTAGATATGAACGTCTTAATGTGGTTTTCAAAGGATTGTTAGATATTGCATGTTTCCTGTTGTGTTGGAAAAAGGTGTGAGTGAAGTTTTGAAATAGGCTCAATAAAAGATGATAGAAAAGCCATCGACTTGATTCATAATCTGTTTTATATTGTGTAACAAAACCTACAATCTTGAAGAACTTGACAAGATTTAAAAACTCATGCATGTTTTGATAAGGCTAAGGAACTGGGATATAATGAGTAAATATCCCATATCAATTTTATAATAATCCTTCACCTAACCACACCAATGCAATTACCATCGAGCCACTGTGTGTTCCAATGTTACTATTGACTGGACTGTTCGTAATAATGTCCGTGTAGAGATGCGTGTGCTTGTGAAGCGCATACAGTATCACTGGACAGCAGGAGAAGGCTACTCAGGCTGTCTTGACGCAGGTAGAAGTGCTGTCACAGGAATGGGCAGCAGTAACTTGAAAGGAATTTACAGCAAAATAGAAATACACAGCAAACTGATGGTAAACTGAGTTTTGAATCCACTTCAATAAGAATATAATATATACAGCATCTCTGGAAAACTGTATATGGTTGGCCTTAAAGCTCAAAGTCATCTATAATTTTTAATATAACTTTATATTGTTTGAGGTATTCAAAACCTTTCTTTTTTAGCCTATAGTGTTGCTTGCAATCTATTGTATGAATTTCAACGAATCCTTTCTCTATTAATTCTGTTATATAGTAATCAAATTGACTTGATGACAAATTGGACTTACGAAGAAGAGGAGTTGGCCTAATGAGATTCTCATTTTTACTAATTAGAGACAAAATATCATATATTATCTCTAATCGTTCTCTTCTTTTCATTAAGTTTTGACCTCTTTCCAAATAATTAAAAATAGTGCAATTTGAAAAAGAAACACACAAAGATCAATGAAAAGACTATGGTAAATAGGGTATCCAATCAATTGAATCAAGTTTATTGTGTAGGATAAAATGAGCAAATTGTAAACAATAAAATAGCTGAATACTTTAGAACTCTGCTTTGTTTTCTTATACATTGTGTAGAAGAAAAGTAGAGGAACAAATAGAATAGGAAATGAAATGAAAGGGAATAGTATTAGCCCAAATATCACTATTAAGGGTATGGCTCTTTTATCATTTGCTAATATTCTATAAATCTTGGTGTGCTTTCTTTTGATATCTTCAAAGAAGAAAGTCATAATATAATTATATAAAAATAAAACTAAAACCACTACTAGAAAATGTAATATTATAATTTCTATTATGTGTGGAAGATATAAGCTTTTAATATCATCAATTTGTACACTTTTTATTTGGTCAATTCTCAACAAATAGATAAAGAAAAATGAAAATATAAGAGACATAAAAGAATTCTTGAAATATTTCAATCCTTCATATCCCGTTAATTCATAATATTTATTGAGTTGCCAGTATATAGAACCTAAAATAATCTCGATAACTAATAGGAAAAAAGATGTGGCTAAAATGGTAATTTCTGGAGTGAAATACATAATTATCTTTTTGTATAGTGTTCTACATTAGTTATCTAGCTTGAAATATATAGTTAGAGGTTTTGAGCATACATACACAAAACCTCAATCGTTCTTAAGGAAACTTTCACTCATACCTCAAAGCGTCTACGGGTTTCATCTTTGATGCATTGTAAGCAGGGATTATACCTGATACTACACCTATTAAGACAGCTAAAGATATCCCTTCTACCGCTAGAGAAGGTGCAATTGACATACTAAGTCCTAGCAGCGGCCCCATTATGTATGTAAGAATCACACTTAATATTATGCCGATAAGTCCTCCTACAAAACCTACCATTCCTGAATTGAATACGAATATCATCAATATATCCTTATTCGTAGCTCCAATTGCTTTCATGGTACCGATTTCCTTTGTCTTTTCCATCACAGAAGTAAACATCGTATTAGCAATACCAACTGAACCTACTACTAAGGATACTCCAGCTATAGCTCCGAGGAAGAGGCTTATAGATGACAGCATCTCGGTTACAGTATCCGCCATTGATAATGAATCTGATACCGTAAAATCTCTGTCGTTCTCGTTCATTACATTTCTTGAGATCATGAGTTTAGTTTCAATTTCTTCTTTTGTTGCTTTTACATTATTTACATCGTTTACCTGCACAACAATTGAGTCATAAACTTCATTCTCTGCATCTGTTATTATACCAACAGCTGCATCTATAGGCATATAAACAGCATTATCATCTTCTCCGTCTTCAAGTATGCCTACTATTCGAACGGATTTTCCATTAATTTTAACTATTCTATTCACACTGATCTGATTATCAAAAATTTCATGGGCAACACTATAACCTATGACTGCAACATTATTGTCCGCTGGATCAAGCATCCTTCCAGATTCCAGATTATATGTGGACATATACTGCCATACCTGTGGATCAACACCGGTTATGGAGAGACTTGCAGATTCACCCATAAAGGAAACAGTATTGTCACTTCCCGATATACGCCCATCGATATAGGAAATATTGCCTATCAGCTTAATAGCTCTTATATCCTTTTTAGTAAGTTCAGCATCTGTAAAGGAACCACCACCCATCCCCGGTGGTCCCATTACTGAAGACGCCTTGCTATATCCAGGTGTGATCGTAATTACGGTTAGGTCGAATTCCGACATACGCTCTTTCATGTCTGCAGACATACTATCGCTAATAGAAAGTATAGTTACGACCGAAGCTATGCCTATCACTATTCCTATAATTGTGAGCCAGCTGCGGATCTTACTATGATACAGAATGCTTAAAGCCATCTTCAGATAGCCGCTGCTCTTCATTGTTAATTACCTTCTTTCTTTTTTCCATGTTGTAAAAGTGATCTCAGCTTTTGAACTGCAGCAGGATTTTCACCATGCTTTTTTCTGTAATACATGACATATCCTGCAAGAGCTACTGCTATCACAATGATGTATACGATTGAGCTTGAGCTTGCTGAATTATTTTGTAGATTAGAATTTGCTGAGGTTGTATTCCCTGAGACCTGAACTGATTTTTCTACTGTATTCCTCTGACCTGCAGAGTCTGTGTATTCTATCAAAACATTTAGTTCATTGCTGGTTTCTGACGTATTTATGCTTGATTTCCCATTAGAAGTGCTTTGAGTATCTCCTTCCTTTGCTATTGCAAAAGAGGCAATTGTATAGTCGCCTTTTTCCAGATTACCTACAATTGAAGAAGAACTGCCTGATACAGTATAACCATCCTGTTCAGGGATAGATACTTTGACTGAATAAGCCTCATTATTGCCTATATTAGCAACTGAGAAAGACATCTCTCCATCGGAATTATCTGAGAATGCAACATCGAAATCCGTCCCGCCTCCTACAAATAATCCAGCTTTCGTTGAAATTGTACTGATATCCGAGTTATAGTCCTCTACCTGAAGAGTAACATTCAATTGATAAAGACCAGGATTGGCATTCACATCAGCCATTACTATATAACTAACAGTTACAGATTGATTGGCAGCAAGATAGCTAATGTATTTGGTATTCG encodes:
- a CDS encoding disaggregatase related repeat-containing protein produces the protein MTPMLSLTTTLVRFTWTYNVTNTGNVNLTSVVVSDNMGVIPTYVSGDNGNSILEVGESWIYNATGVATAGQYANIGNVTADYKGTPVTDEDPSHYFGASGAIDVEKYVWNGTGWEDADTVTGPSLSSGPVKFKIIVTNIGNVELTGISVTDSKYGPITLSTTTLGIGNSTEAEYNMIWASGQQVNTATVEGYYGSTKYTDSDDAHYYGPASFQAQYDNRLRESSSCVVFSKATYLDVGKNVSRSRDVLWFDLSKFNKTDVVSKATLSLFWYYPEGATRKSDTVVDIYRPISWDPKYVTWYYISQSKKWPIVGGTWYDKNNVSQGSTPYGSVTFPAGKVPDNKYYEFDVTQLVQEYINGKYKNTGFFLKARTESGNYIAFYSSDWTNADQRPKLTVSLASAPTPTTPAVVDNPPVANAGADQSATIGSTVSFDGIGSTDDKNIMSYSWDFDDGITATGISVTHAYTTADTYNVTLTVTDSGGQTDSDTLTVVVTEPTTPTGVSSSYMAVADNRLRQTSPKTVYATTTYLDVGKGVSTSRDVMLFDLSSYKPTDTVSKATLSLYWYYPAGATRTSDTVVDIYRPAVEWDPKYVSWNNYASGKLWTTAGGDWFDKNGVPQGSTPYASVTFLKGTVPDNRYYEFDVTKLVQEYIKGTYKNTGFFIKARDESGNYIAFYSSDYSNTAMRPKLTVTR
- a CDS encoding tetratricopeptide repeat protein, which gives rise to MQAYDKAIELDPQYASAWNNKAYTLHELGRDEEAQKAFDKAKELDSRLGLAGNNNSLFDSGTWYDKATVLLDTGKYEEALQAFNKAIEMDADDAYTWAGKSKSLWAMGRYEEAMQAYDKAEELDSVILVYFTPYTPNYNGGSDLKIENSPECPIQVFWLRQGSNNPVFLVYVKSGETCNVKIPAGTYEEHIAAYCSTGIMKSIESGTAIRSNSEYSVEYYIKTTTMPGLLG
- a CDS encoding transposase; the protein is MEFRELSDDQWKFIKPHLPPQPITGRKRADDRKVINGILFVLITGCRWGDMPAIYDSQATAWRRLKRWSEEGIWNEIMESLRDSAYQKGKFSLDTVCIDSSFIETKKGEMTPRTTVTRKEKA
- a CDS encoding transposase; this encodes MHACVSCEGFPLTIQISSGKEHDRQHFIEVMEDIKVKTDGRPRTRPLEVLADAAYDDTEIRQYLRSRAIKSNIPINTRNSKRKKRGRPTRFDEETYHYRGTIERFFAWLKMGFRKLASRYERLNVVFKGLLDIACFLLCWKKV
- a CDS encoding winged helix-turn-helix domain-containing protein, with the protein product MKRRERLEIIYDILSLISKNENLIRPTPLLRKSNLSSSQFDYYITELIEKGFVEIHTIDCKQHYRLKKKGFEYLKQYKVILKIIDDFEL
- a CDS encoding ABC transporter permease; the encoded protein is MKSSGYLKMALSILYHSKIRSWLTIIGIVIGIASVVTILSISDSMSADMKERMSEFDLTVITITPGYSKASSVMGPPGMGGGSFTDAELTKKDIRAIKLIGNISYIDGRISGSDNTVSFMGESASLSITGVDPQVWQYMSTYNLESGRMLDPADNNVAVIGYSVAHEIFDNQISVNRIVKINGKSVRIVGILEDGEDDNAVYMPIDAAVGIITDAENEVYDSIVVQVNDVNNVKATKEEIETKLMISRNVMNENDRDFTVSDSLSMADTVTEMLSSISLFLGAIAGVSLVVGSVGIANTMFTSVMEKTKEIGTMKAIGATNKDILMIFVFNSGMVGFVGGLIGIILSVILTYIMGPLLGLSMSIAPSLAVEGISLAVLIGVVSGIIPAYNASKMKPVDALRYE
- a CDS encoding COG1361 S-layer family protein, whose protein sequence is MKKLFIFILLMLFSISTVAAASSSVDASGVSVSIMSQTPNPARPGETVELTLSVQNFGNENLKNIVLTAQPEYPFSQVNGESLTKTIPYLNARQDDDEAATVKLKLKVDADVPPGTYKLDVVSTDSSGSTKTTTLNIEVRGKEYAQIVTISKSNIDFATEEQLDFVVTNTGSSPLKNMQISWDDSTGTILPVYSSNTKYISYLAANQSVTVSYIVMADVNANPGLYQLNVTLQVEDYNSDISTISTKAGLFVGGGTDFDVAFSDNSDGEMSFSVANIGNNEAYSVKVSIPEQDGYTVSGSSSSIVGNLEKGDYTIASFAIAKEGDTQSTSNGKSSINTSETSNELNVLIEYTDSAGQRNTVEKSVQVSGNTTSANSNLQNNSASSSSIVYIIVIAVALAGYVMYYRKKHGENPAAVQKLRSLLQHGKKKEGN